A section of the Candidatus Thioglobus autotrophicus genome encodes:
- a CDS encoding DNA translocase FtsK has translation MKKNTSIKAKKNRQKPRTKASSEILFITLVAIGLVYFAALFTHSPHENPWSGDIALDTSVANLAGIFGAYLSDISLSIFGFSAYIIPIALTWFGWCVHKTAEQPKSPKMLIVIRNLALIILIAFSSAFLAQNFTHTGASGGYLGISMHDYFGLLFGGASLVVYLGIMMVSFSIVASASWINIFSSTHNTLGAFLAKIQTQRAKAKLNKPEKLKITPKPITKPSVVAKVKNTQSKKIKKIASSNLFNTATVAGLPSLDLLDEPANKNSGFSKQVLEDMSRQVEIKLKDFGFDVTITTVTPGPVVTQFELSLAPGVKVSQIMNLNKDLARALLVESVRIVDVIPGKPVIGLEIPNEVREMISLKEVLASEAFANSSSTLSMGLGKDINGNPIVANLAKMPHLLVAGATGMGKSVGLNAMILSVLYKAKPDEVRIIMIDPKIVELAIYADIPHLLTPVVTDMNEAASALWWCVNEMERRYSLLAKFGVRNIDGFNEKLKKAKEQGTPLLDPSFNKNTAEEGEVAPELEALPLIMLVIDEYADMLGALAQEDRAKAKRVEALIVRLAQKARAAGIHIIIATQRPSVDVITGLIKSNVPTRIAFKVSSKVDSRTILDQGGAEQLLGMGDMLYMSPGMAHLTRVHGAFVDDDEILRVVNFLKENSETNYLDGILNAHSESQDSHESTGTTSSSGGEMDPLYDEAVQIVTSSRRASISSLQRRMRIGYNRAARIIEDMESAGVVSTMNSAGNRQVLAPEPISTDG, from the coding sequence TTGAAAAAAAATACCTCAATAAAAGCCAAAAAAAACCGACAAAAGCCACGCACAAAAGCCAGTAGCGAAATATTATTTATTACTTTGGTGGCAATCGGTCTGGTGTATTTTGCAGCACTTTTTACCCACTCTCCCCATGAAAACCCTTGGTCTGGCGATATAGCGCTCGACACCTCAGTCGCTAACTTGGCAGGTATATTTGGCGCTTATTTAAGTGATATCTCCCTATCCATTTTTGGCTTTAGCGCCTACATTATTCCCATCGCACTTACCTGGTTTGGCTGGTGCGTACATAAAACTGCAGAACAGCCCAAATCACCCAAGATGCTTATCGTCATTCGCAATCTTGCGCTGATAATTTTAATTGCTTTTAGCAGTGCCTTTCTAGCTCAAAATTTTACCCATACTGGCGCTTCAGGTGGCTACCTAGGGATTAGCATGCACGACTACTTTGGCCTGCTATTTGGTGGCGCTTCATTGGTTGTTTACTTAGGCATTATGATGGTGAGTTTTAGCATTGTGGCTAGCGCTTCTTGGATTAATATTTTTTCTTCGACTCATAATACTTTAGGTGCTTTTTTGGCCAAAATTCAAACGCAGCGAGCCAAGGCAAAACTCAATAAACCAGAAAAACTTAAAATCACGCCTAAGCCAATAACAAAGCCTAGCGTCGTGGCTAAAGTAAAAAACACTCAATCCAAAAAAATCAAAAAGATCGCCTCTTCAAATCTCTTTAACACTGCGACAGTTGCAGGCTTGCCAAGTTTGGACTTACTCGATGAACCAGCCAATAAGAATAGTGGATTTTCCAAGCAAGTATTGGAAGACATGTCGCGCCAAGTCGAAATAAAGCTCAAAGATTTTGGCTTCGACGTGACCATTACCACGGTCACTCCAGGACCGGTCGTTACCCAATTTGAACTCTCCTTAGCACCCGGTGTTAAGGTTTCACAAATCATGAATCTCAATAAAGATTTGGCACGTGCTTTATTGGTTGAAAGTGTGCGTATTGTGGATGTTATTCCTGGCAAACCGGTTATTGGCCTGGAAATTCCCAATGAAGTGCGAGAGATGATCAGCCTGAAAGAAGTGCTCGCTTCTGAAGCATTTGCCAACTCTAGCTCAACACTTTCCATGGGACTAGGCAAGGACATTAACGGCAACCCTATTGTTGCAAATCTGGCAAAAATGCCACATTTGTTAGTGGCAGGTGCCACAGGCATGGGTAAATCAGTTGGCTTAAACGCCATGATTTTAAGCGTACTTTACAAGGCTAAGCCGGACGAGGTTCGTATTATTATGATCGACCCTAAAATTGTTGAGTTGGCTATTTATGCAGATATACCACACCTATTAACACCTGTTGTGACCGACATGAATGAAGCAGCTTCAGCGCTTTGGTGGTGTGTTAATGAGATGGAGCGTCGTTATTCGTTGCTGGCAAAGTTTGGTGTTCGCAATATCGATGGTTTTAATGAAAAACTCAAAAAAGCCAAAGAGCAAGGCACACCATTACTAGACCCAAGCTTCAATAAAAATACCGCTGAAGAGGGTGAAGTGGCGCCAGAATTAGAAGCACTCCCACTCATCATGCTAGTGATTGATGAATACGCCGACATGCTAGGCGCTTTGGCTCAAGAGGATCGTGCCAAAGCCAAGCGCGTTGAGGCATTGATTGTGCGCCTAGCTCAAAAAGCACGAGCTGCTGGCATTCATATTATCATCGCCACACAGCGTCCAAGTGTTGATGTGATTACCGGTTTGATTAAATCCAACGTGCCAACTCGCATTGCCTTCAAGGTTTCTAGCAAGGTTGATTCTCGCACTATCCTTGATCAGGGCGGTGCTGAACAATTACTCGGTATGGGTGACATGCTTTATATGAGCCCTGGTATGGCACACCTGACTCGCGTACACGGCGCCTTTGTTGATGATGATGAAATTTTACGCGTGGTTAATTTCTTAAAGGAAAATTCAGAAACTAACTATCTTGATGGTATTTTAAACGCCCATAGCGAATCACAAGATTCGCATGAAAGCACGGGCACCACCTCAAGCTCTGGTGGGGAAATGGATCCATTGTATGATGAGGCAGTGCAAATCGTTACTTCATCACGCAGAGCCTCTATTTCCAGCTTACAACGCCGTATGCGTATTGGCTACAACCGTGCAGCGCGTATTATCGAAGACATGGAATCAGCTGGTGTTGTAAGCACCATGAATAGTGCAGGCAACCGCCAAGTATTGGCGCCAGAACCAATCAGTACCGATGGCTAA
- the trxB gene encoding thioredoxin-disulfide reductase — MSENKHCKVLIVGSGPAGYSAAVYAARANLNPVMVSGMEQGGQLMTTTEVDNWPGDDAGVQGPELMERMRKHAERFNTEIINDYITTVDFSKRPFTLTGGATTYTADSVIIATGASARYLGLESEEAFKGKGVSACATCDGFFYRGQKVAVVGGGNTAVEEALFLANIADHVTIVHRGEKFSSEKILSDQLIEKSKTGNITIEYNQNLDEVLGDNMGVTGLRLKSNDGDTKEIDVHGVFIAIGHTPNTGIFEGHLEMNHGYLQVQSGTQGNATQTSVEGVFAAGDVADHIYRQAITSAGSGCMAALDAERFLGE, encoded by the coding sequence ATGAGTGAAAATAAACATTGTAAGGTATTAATTGTAGGCTCTGGTCCTGCAGGCTATTCAGCAGCTGTTTACGCAGCACGCGCTAATTTAAATCCGGTTATGGTAAGTGGTATGGAGCAGGGCGGCCAACTAATGACAACCACCGAAGTCGACAATTGGCCGGGTGATGATGCTGGCGTCCAAGGCCCTGAGCTAATGGAGCGCATGAGAAAACATGCTGAGCGCTTTAATACCGAAATAATTAATGACTATATTACGACAGTTGATTTTTCAAAGCGTCCATTTACACTAACAGGCGGTGCAACAACCTATACAGCAGATTCAGTTATTATTGCGACAGGCGCATCGGCACGTTATTTGGGCTTAGAATCTGAAGAGGCTTTTAAAGGCAAGGGCGTATCTGCTTGTGCAACTTGTGACGGATTTTTCTACCGTGGACAGAAAGTTGCTGTTGTTGGTGGTGGCAATACTGCAGTTGAGGAGGCATTATTTTTGGCCAATATAGCCGACCACGTCACCATTGTTCATCGAGGTGAGAAATTCTCTAGTGAGAAGATTTTATCTGACCAACTGATTGAGAAATCAAAAACAGGCAATATCACCATTGAGTACAATCAAAATTTAGACGAAGTATTGGGTGACAATATGGGCGTTACTGGATTGCGCCTAAAGAGCAACGATGGCGACACTAAAGAGATTGACGTACACGGCGTGTTTATTGCGATTGGACATACGCCAAATACCGGCATATTTGAGGGGCATTTAGAGATGAATCACGGCTATCTGCAAGTGCAAAGTGGCACGCAAGGTAATGCAACACAAACCTCAGTTGAGGGCGTGTTTGCAGCAGGAGATGTGGCAGATCATATTTATCGTCAAGCAATTACTTCGGCTGGCTCAGGTTGTATGGCGGCTTTAGATGCTGAGAGATTTTTAGGCGAATAG
- a CDS encoding UPF0149 family protein, with translation MNDQLDYDELKSTLHHLNTDDTISSAHGILCGFACVRPELNLDDWLNEVLVSIDLTNLNEKSAHEALAQIFNETLSQLNDATLDFQLLIADEDARLGEQANTLIEWCQGYLVGLGLQKISTTDEDALEMIKDFSEISQLDADLIDTEQNAQDLNEIIEFVRMGTLLIQETLQPSKQDYISPETLH, from the coding sequence ATGAATGATCAACTAGACTACGACGAACTTAAGTCAACCCTACATCATCTCAATACCGATGACACCATCTCTAGTGCGCACGGAATTTTGTGTGGCTTTGCCTGTGTCAGGCCCGAGCTTAACTTAGACGATTGGCTGAATGAGGTTTTGGTAAGCATTGATCTCACCAATCTTAATGAAAAATCAGCGCATGAAGCCTTAGCTCAAATCTTTAATGAAACCCTCTCTCAGCTTAATGATGCAACCCTTGATTTTCAACTACTCATTGCTGATGAGGACGCTCGATTGGGCGAGCAGGCTAATACCTTAATTGAATGGTGCCAAGGTTATTTAGTTGGATTAGGACTGCAAAAGATCTCAACCACAGATGAAGATGCACTTGAAATGATCAAGGATTTTTCTGAAATTTCTCAACTCGATGCCGATTTGATCGATACTGAACAAAATGCGCAAGATTTAAATGAAATCATCGAGTTTGTACGCATGGGAACACTACTAATTCAAGAGACATTACAACCTTCTAAGCAGGACTACATCAGCCCAGAAACACTGCATTAA
- a CDS encoding aspartate carbamoyltransferase catalytic subunit: MKKDLISNQAQLDDSGKLIHLLGLENLPKSYLVDILDKADNLIDSKGNLKKSKALDDMSVANLFFEPSTRTRNTFEIAAMRSSANVINVDLANSALKKNEALMDTMHTLKAMQIDMFVIRHKQSGLPHHVAQHLEGVSILNAGDGINAHPTQALLDMLSIRQRKSNFEDLSVAIVGDITHSRVAHSDIQALKTLGTSDIRLIAPEGLQHDSSRCEAVRCFDNIDEGLKDCDVIIVLRLQKERMIEADIPNEQEYFDNYGLTPERLALAKKDCLVMHPGPINRGVEIDSAVADCPQSIVLQQVTNGIAVRMAVMQILAQNS; the protein is encoded by the coding sequence ATGAAAAAAGATTTGATTAGCAACCAAGCCCAACTAGACGATTCTGGCAAGTTAATCCATCTTTTAGGTCTGGAAAATTTACCCAAATCTTACTTAGTTGATATTCTCGACAAAGCTGACAATCTTATTGACAGCAAGGGCAATTTAAAAAAATCCAAAGCGCTGGATGATATGTCCGTCGCCAACTTATTTTTCGAGCCATCGACCCGAACTAGAAATACCTTTGAAATCGCCGCTATGCGTAGCAGCGCCAACGTGATTAACGTAGATCTGGCTAACTCTGCTTTAAAGAAAAATGAAGCGTTGATGGATACTATGCATACACTTAAAGCGATGCAAATTGACATGTTTGTTATTCGTCACAAACAATCTGGCTTACCGCACCATGTTGCTCAACACCTAGAAGGCGTGTCCATTCTTAATGCTGGCGATGGCATTAATGCCCATCCAACACAAGCCTTATTGGATATGCTCAGTATTCGTCAGCGCAAGTCAAATTTTGAAGATTTATCGGTTGCTATTGTGGGAGATATTACTCATTCTCGTGTTGCCCATTCAGATATTCAGGCGCTTAAAACACTAGGAACCTCTGATATTCGTCTAATCGCTCCTGAAGGCCTGCAACATGATTCAAGTCGCTGCGAGGCTGTTAGATGCTTTGATAATATTGATGAAGGCCTTAAAGATTGTGATGTAATTATTGTCCTACGTCTACAAAAAGAACGCATGATTGAGGCAGATATTCCCAACGAACAAGAATATTTTGACAATTACGGTCTGACACCTGAACGTCTAGCATTGGCTAAAAAAGATTGTTTGGTTATGCACCCAGGGCCAATCAACCGTGGCGTTGAAATTGACTCTGCGGTTGCTGATTGCCCTCAATCTATCGTCCTACAACAAGTAACTAACGGTATTGCAGTACGCATGGCTGTTATGCAAATATTGGCTCAAAACTCATGA
- the ruvX gene encoding Holliday junction resolvase RuvX produces the protein MKIETYLGFDVGTKRTGVAIANSLTHQANGLDVVSHHKNGATNWKGFDAIIQQHTIDLFVVGVPYDQDGKEQEMTFIAKSFGRKLSARYNIDMVFVDEYLSSNEAKKQLKYNHHHKNASRGEVDKLSAALILQTWLGDS, from the coding sequence ATGAAAATCGAAACATATCTAGGCTTTGATGTTGGCACCAAGCGTACAGGTGTTGCTATTGCTAACAGTTTAACCCATCAAGCCAACGGTCTTGATGTAGTGTCGCATCACAAAAATGGTGCAACCAATTGGAAAGGTTTTGATGCAATTATTCAGCAACACACAATCGATTTATTTGTTGTTGGCGTGCCTTATGACCAAGACGGAAAAGAACAAGAAATGACCTTTATCGCCAAATCATTTGGCCGAAAACTGAGTGCACGTTACAACATTGACATGGTTTTTGTGGATGAGTATTTATCATCAAATGAAGCCAAAAAACAACTAAAATATAATCACCATCACAAAAATGCCAGTCGCGGCGAGGTGGACAAGCTCTCAGCAGCGCTAATATTACAAACCTGGTTAGGAGATTCATGA
- a CDS encoding lytic murein transglycosylase: protein MFRLIVCLLFSYSVFANDTLAPKLVPEGQSFEEFLSDIRQQAITRGVSTATLNQAFSGLTPNPKVLKLDQTQAEFSQNFWRYLGSRVSEYRLHNGTQKLKLHQQILQNNYQKYGVPPHIIVAFWGLETNYGNNTGSLSLVRSLATLSYDERRRDFFTEQLLTLLSLIDEHKIPINAQGSWAGAMGNVQFMPTNVAAYGIDADQDGEIGLWDNTADIFASAANFLQKIGWKRGQRWGREVSIPSSFDYQLATLSVKKTVNEWRALGVKTADGQTLPNSNMQASLILPMGYQGPAFLTYQNFRAILRWNQSILYALSVGHLSDRLAGANQLVAIPIKESSLSRDDIMHIQTKLNQLGFDTGEPDGISGPKTRNATRAYQRANTLPIDGYVGYQLLQQLK, encoded by the coding sequence ATGTTTAGATTGATTGTTTGTTTATTGTTTTCTTACTCGGTATTTGCCAATGATACCCTAGCGCCAAAACTTGTGCCTGAAGGCCAATCCTTTGAAGAATTTTTGTCGGATATTCGTCAACAGGCAATTACCCGGGGCGTCTCCACAGCGACCCTTAATCAAGCATTTTCAGGCTTAACACCTAATCCAAAAGTGCTTAAACTTGATCAAACCCAGGCAGAATTTAGCCAAAATTTTTGGCGCTACCTAGGCTCCAGAGTTAGTGAATATCGCCTGCATAATGGCACACAAAAACTCAAACTACATCAGCAAATTCTGCAAAATAACTATCAAAAATATGGTGTACCGCCCCATATTATCGTGGCTTTTTGGGGGCTGGAAACCAACTACGGCAACAATACGGGCAGTTTAAGCCTGGTTCGTTCTCTTGCCACACTAAGTTATGATGAGCGTCGTCGCGATTTTTTTACCGAACAGCTGCTCACCTTACTCAGCTTGATTGATGAGCATAAAATCCCAATAAATGCTCAAGGCTCGTGGGCAGGCGCCATGGGAAATGTGCAATTTATGCCCACCAATGTTGCGGCCTATGGCATAGATGCAGATCAAGATGGTGAAATAGGGTTGTGGGATAATACGGCGGATATTTTTGCCAGCGCGGCTAATTTCTTACAAAAAATAGGCTGGAAACGAGGACAGCGCTGGGGCAGGGAAGTCAGCATTCCTTCATCTTTTGATTATCAGTTAGCCACACTAAGTGTTAAAAAAACGGTGAACGAATGGCGCGCCTTGGGTGTAAAAACAGCTGATGGGCAAACCCTGCCCAACTCCAACATGCAGGCTTCATTAATATTACCAATGGGCTACCAAGGGCCGGCCTTTCTAACTTACCAAAATTTCCGTGCAATCCTACGCTGGAATCAATCTATCTTATACGCTTTATCTGTAGGCCATTTATCTGATCGATTAGCAGGTGCTAATCAACTGGTTGCCATACCCATCAAGGAGTCATCTTTAAGTCGTGATGATATTATGCACATACAAACTAAATTAAACCAACTCGGCTTTGACACTGGCGAGCCCGACGGCATATCAGGGCCCAAAACTCGCAACGCTACTCGCGCCTATCAGCGCGCCAATACACTGCCAATCGATGGCTATGTTGGCTATCAACTCCTACAACAGCTCAAATGA
- a CDS encoding FAD:protein FMN transferase yields the protein MPKLLSIFVFLGLSACQPIVQTEKVAGRTMGTTYTVKAQTNTLNQQAIERRLSQINQIFSSWNQNSELSLLNRQSVNHPIELSDEMAFVLTQALSLHEQTEGFFSPTMGALIDLWGFGVDGVERHPNQPMIEQALAKSSARHLTLSGSKFEKEINIQLNLSAIAKGYAVDEIAKLLKNQNIERFMVEIGGEIKAQGSWSVGIEAPTGQAPIAVNLMDESIATSGNYRQYFVWQGRRYAHILDPHTGLPVESDLFSASVIHPSNMLADAYATAMMAMGSVKAIKMAQQLNLKTVLILNKCSDPCLSQNIIKIGL from the coding sequence ATGCCTAAGCTACTGAGTATCTTTGTCTTTTTGGGGTTAAGTGCCTGCCAGCCTATTGTTCAAACTGAGAAAGTGGCAGGCCGTACGATGGGAACGACGTACACTGTTAAGGCACAAACTAATACGCTTAATCAGCAGGCTATTGAGCGACGCTTGAGTCAAATTAACCAAATTTTTTCTAGCTGGAATCAGAATTCTGAGCTCTCTTTATTAAACCGTCAGTCTGTCAATCACCCGATAGAATTATCTGATGAAATGGCTTTTGTATTGACACAAGCGCTTAGCTTGCATGAACAAACTGAAGGATTTTTCAGCCCCACCATGGGCGCGCTAATTGATCTTTGGGGTTTTGGTGTGGATGGTGTTGAGCGTCATCCTAATCAGCCGATGATTGAACAAGCATTGGCAAAATCATCCGCACGACACTTAACCTTAAGCGGATCAAAATTTGAAAAGGAGATAAATATCCAGCTGAATTTGTCAGCCATCGCTAAAGGCTATGCAGTTGATGAAATTGCCAAATTATTGAAAAACCAGAATATTGAGCGCTTTATGGTAGAAATTGGCGGTGAAATTAAAGCTCAAGGTAGCTGGTCAGTTGGTATTGAGGCGCCCACAGGGCAAGCACCTATTGCTGTGAATCTAATGGATGAGTCGATTGCAACATCGGGGAATTATCGCCAATATTTTGTTTGGCAAGGTAGGCGTTATGCGCATATTTTAGATCCACATACTGGCTTGCCAGTTGAGAGCGACTTATTTTCAGCAAGTGTTATCCATCCAAGTAATATGCTGGCAGATGCTTATGCCACAGCAATGATGGCGATGGGTAGTGTTAAGGCTATTAAAATGGCACAACAACTCAACCTTAAGACAGTATTAATTTTAAACAAATGTAGCGATCCTTGTTTGTCGCAAAATATTATAAAAATTGGATTATGA
- a CDS encoding replication-associated recombination protein A yields the protein MTPLAETLRPKNLQDFCAQDHLLKDTHPLKQAINNKQLHSMILWGPSGVGKTTLARIICAQVDGYFVQLSAVLDGVKELRAVVENAKKYQNIGQSTVLFVDEIHRFNKAQQDAFLPHIESGLITLIGATTENPSFELNRALLSRMSVYVLEALDEKGLMQILQRCLTQLNLTLDKASQERIVASSGGDARRLINSVEKIEQAKLTQLDAQSIGQFLQDKVATFDKGGDIFYQQLSAFHKSVRGSSPDGALYWMARMLVGGCDPKTIARRLLAIASEDIGNADPRALEISLNAWNVYERLGDKEGNRAIAQAAVYCAVAPKSNAVYKAFNQAMAEAQETGDLPVPKHLCNAPTELMSELGYGQNYRYAHDELEGISQGQAYFPEALGEQSYYQPTDRGLEIKIAEKLRKIRGEL from the coding sequence ATGACACCACTTGCAGAAACGCTTAGACCTAAGAATTTACAAGATTTTTGCGCGCAAGATCACCTACTAAAGGATACCCATCCACTTAAACAAGCCATTAATAATAAACAGCTACATTCAATGATTTTGTGGGGGCCGTCTGGTGTTGGCAAAACCACCTTGGCACGTATTATATGCGCTCAAGTTGACGGTTATTTTGTGCAGTTGAGTGCAGTATTAGATGGCGTTAAAGAGCTAAGGGCGGTTGTTGAAAATGCTAAAAAGTATCAAAATATTGGCCAGTCAACGGTATTGTTTGTGGACGAAATACACCGATTTAACAAGGCGCAGCAAGATGCATTTTTGCCACATATTGAGTCTGGCCTAATTACTTTGATTGGCGCAACAACCGAAAATCCATCCTTTGAGCTCAATCGGGCACTACTTTCGCGCATGAGTGTGTATGTGCTTGAAGCGCTCGATGAGAAAGGATTGATGCAAATATTACAACGCTGCTTGACACAGCTAAATTTAACACTTGATAAGGCTTCACAAGAAAGAATTGTGGCCAGCAGTGGTGGCGATGCAAGGCGTTTGATTAACAGCGTTGAGAAAATTGAGCAAGCGAAACTAACCCAACTAGATGCACAAAGTATTGGGCAATTTTTACAAGATAAAGTAGCTACTTTTGATAAGGGTGGTGATATTTTTTACCAACAATTATCGGCTTTTCATAAGTCGGTGCGTGGCTCATCTCCGGATGGCGCACTATATTGGATGGCAAGAATGTTGGTGGGCGGATGTGATCCAAAAACTATTGCCAGGCGTTTATTGGCGATTGCTTCAGAAGATATTGGCAATGCCGACCCAAGAGCGCTTGAAATTTCTTTAAATGCTTGGAACGTGTATGAGCGACTGGGCGATAAAGAGGGTAATCGTGCGATTGCGCAAGCAGCGGTTTATTGCGCTGTTGCACCGAAGTCTAACGCAGTTTATAAGGCTTTCAATCAAGCCATGGCCGAAGCCCAAGAAACAGGCGACCTGCCCGTGCCAAAACACTTATGCAACGCACCAACAGAGTTGATGAGTGAGCTGGGCTATGGGCAGAATTATCGCTATGCTCATGATGAGCTAGAGGGTATTAGCCAAGGCCAGGCGTATTTTCCTGAAGCATTGGGTGAGCAAAGCTATTATCAGCCAACTGATCGTGGATTAGAGATTAAAATTGCAGAAAAACTTAGAAAAATACGAGGAGAATTATGA
- the crcB gene encoding fluoride efflux transporter CrcB has product MTLLPTVLAIGAGATIGATMRYYLTQFMNATMGSAFPYGTLSANIIGSFLAGILVVIVIEKAALNEVYRLMLLIGLTGSLTTMSTLSWESVEMISLGHYAQAALNILLNVLLSLTAAGAGVILTRYFLPN; this is encoded by the coding sequence ATGACCCTATTACCCACTGTTTTAGCCATTGGCGCGGGCGCTACTATCGGCGCCACTATGCGTTATTATTTAACGCAATTTATGAATGCAACCATGGGCTCTGCTTTTCCTTATGGCACGCTAAGTGCTAATATTATCGGCTCTTTTTTAGCCGGTATTTTGGTGGTCATTGTGATCGAAAAAGCCGCCTTAAATGAGGTTTATAGATTAATGCTACTAATTGGCTTAACCGGATCTTTAACGACGATGTCGACTTTATCTTGGGAATCAGTTGAGATGATTAGTCTGGGTCATTATGCCCAGGCAGCACTTAATATTTTATTAAATGTCTTGCTGTCGCTAACAGCAGCAGGCGCTGGCGTTATCTTGACTCGGTATTTTTTACCTAATTAG
- the gshB gene encoding glutathione synthase translates to MKPIKLAVLMDDIKDIKPYKDSSFAMMLEATRRHWEIYTFDAPQLFAQDGKIWATCAKTQVFDTTTNWYKKEAEIALLLESFDVVLMRKDPPFDMNYIYATYFLEQAEKSGVLVVNKPQSLRDANEKLFALNFPHCLADTLVSSNPEQIKEFIKKQGISVVKPLDGMGGKDIFKLEQGDDNINKVLNYLTHQGNTPIMAQEFLPEIAQGDKRILLINGQPIDYALARMPAKGSFKGNLAAGATGVGQPLSARDRYLCEQIAPTLREKGLMFVGLDVIGDYITEINVTSPTCIRELDAQFNLNIAATLFDVIQEKLHSHLSN, encoded by the coding sequence ATGAAGCCAATTAAACTCGCTGTCTTGATGGATGACATTAAAGACATTAAACCTTATAAAGATTCCTCTTTTGCCATGATGCTCGAAGCGACTAGACGACATTGGGAAATCTACACTTTTGATGCCCCGCAACTATTTGCACAAGACGGAAAAATATGGGCAACTTGCGCCAAAACCCAAGTCTTTGATACTACGACAAATTGGTATAAAAAGGAAGCAGAGATTGCGCTATTACTCGAGAGTTTTGATGTTGTTCTCATGCGCAAAGATCCGCCTTTTGACATGAACTATATTTATGCCACTTACTTTTTAGAGCAAGCGGAAAAAAGTGGCGTACTGGTTGTTAATAAACCCCAATCCTTACGTGATGCTAACGAAAAATTATTTGCACTCAATTTTCCACATTGTCTTGCCGACACCCTGGTCAGCAGCAATCCAGAACAAATCAAAGAATTCATTAAAAAACAAGGTATTAGCGTGGTTAAACCGCTTGACGGCATGGGTGGTAAAGATATTTTTAAACTTGAGCAGGGTGATGACAATATCAATAAAGTGCTTAACTATCTAACTCATCAAGGTAATACGCCCATCATGGCCCAAGAATTCTTGCCAGAAATTGCCCAAGGTGATAAGCGCATTTTACTGATCAACGGCCAACCCATTGATTACGCCTTAGCTCGTATGCCTGCAAAGGGTAGTTTTAAAGGTAATTTAGCAGCTGGTGCAACGGGTGTTGGACAGCCATTAAGTGCCAGAGATCGTTACTTGTGTGAGCAAATTGCGCCCACCCTTAGAGAAAAGGGCTTAATGTTTGTTGGACTTGATGTAATTGGTGACTATATCACCGAAATCAATGTGACTAGCCCGACTTGTATTCGCGAACTAGACGCCCAATTTAACCTAAATATTGCAGCTACTCTATTCGACGTTATCCAAGAAAAGCTTCATTCGCACCTATCTAATTAG
- the rimP gene encoding ribosome maturation factor RimP produces MAKITEKITDLINPTLEDMGYELVGVEYVASGKHSTLRIFIDTDQGIGIEDCEKVSHQLSAIFDVEDPIASQYNLEVSSPGIERPLFHIGHYQRFLGNDVALRLVRPIEGQRKFKGAIGSVSEVNNTIELVTELGPITLDIDMIEKANLVADF; encoded by the coding sequence ATGGCAAAGATTACAGAAAAAATTACTGATTTAATCAATCCTACTCTTGAAGATATGGGTTATGAGTTAGTGGGTGTGGAGTATGTTGCTAGTGGAAAACACAGTACTTTACGTATTTTTATTGATACCGATCAGGGTATTGGTATTGAAGATTGTGAAAAAGTATCACATCAGCTTAGCGCTATTTTTGATGTTGAAGATCCGATTGCAAGTCAGTACAATTTAGAAGTATCTTCGCCAGGTATTGAAAGACCTTTATTTCATATTGGCCATTACCAGCGTTTTTTAGGCAACGATGTTGCCTTGCGCCTGGTTAGACCGATTGAAGGCCAGCGTAAATTTAAAGGCGCTATTGGTAGTGTTAGTGAAGTTAACAATACCATCGAATTAGTAACAGAATTAGGTCCGATTACATTGGACATTGATATGATTGAAAAAGCGAACTTGGTCGCTGACTTTTAG